In Gracilimonas sp., a single window of DNA contains:
- a CDS encoding fasciclin domain-containing protein, translating into MKKENYSSRLTLFLSLVLVSFLTFTACGNGSNNNGIGEDGELNIIETAQENDDFSVLVQAIQDAGLTVALEGAGPFTVFAPTNAAFSELPEGTLDNITSDQLAEILQFHVVEGSIASGDLSATQDVPTLLGEEILVESESGVLVNGYSNVTVADLEASNGIIHAIDAVLLPEGYRDANIIDQAVALGNFSTLASAVDQVGLTTTLKYKGDFTVFAPTDDAFAALPDGLLASLTNEQITEILTYHVLPGEVFSNQLSAEQEVESLSGGGVFVTANNDGVFVNGSASIVAADVDVSNGVIHAIDEVILPDAYGTVVDAASKRYFFETLVNAVADAGLAEALSNPDGTFTVFAPTDDAFAALPDGLLGSLTIDQLAQILQYHVLPVEVGSADLEATQAVGSLTEENVFVTVDNGEVTINGSAMVTAADVFTNNGVVHAIDAVILPNEFLNIVQIAQKNYDLTTLVSLVADAGLVSTLEGDGPFTLFAPTNAAFEEISSTLETLTAQQVEEVLTYHAVAAEALSGDLSDGQTITTVQGEDITVNIDGEGNVTLNNSVNVVTVDLVGTNGVVHIIDGVLLPPSYTN; encoded by the coding sequence ATGAAGAAAGAAAACTATTCATCAAGACTGACGCTTTTTCTTTCTCTGGTTCTCGTTTCATTTTTAACTTTTACTGCTTGCGGTAATGGTTCTAATAATAACGGAATTGGAGAAGATGGAGAGCTCAATATTATCGAAACCGCACAGGAAAATGACGATTTTTCAGTGCTAGTACAAGCCATCCAGGACGCCGGACTTACCGTGGCTTTGGAGGGAGCGGGACCTTTTACCGTATTTGCACCCACTAACGCCGCTTTTAGTGAACTCCCTGAGGGGACTTTAGATAACATTACTTCCGATCAACTTGCTGAGATACTCCAATTTCATGTGGTTGAAGGATCCATCGCTTCCGGTGATCTGTCAGCAACGCAAGATGTACCAACTTTACTCGGAGAAGAGATTTTGGTTGAGTCTGAAAGCGGAGTATTAGTAAACGGCTACTCAAATGTAACTGTCGCAGATTTGGAAGCTTCTAATGGAATTATCCATGCAATAGATGCGGTCCTGCTTCCGGAAGGTTATAGAGATGCTAATATAATTGATCAAGCTGTTGCGCTTGGTAATTTTTCTACTTTAGCTTCTGCTGTCGATCAGGTTGGGTTAACTACAACACTTAAGTATAAAGGCGATTTTACGGTATTTGCACCGACGGATGATGCTTTTGCAGCTCTTCCAGACGGCTTACTTGCCTCATTAACAAACGAGCAGATTACTGAAATCCTGACTTATCATGTGCTTCCCGGAGAAGTTTTCTCAAATCAGCTAAGTGCTGAACAGGAAGTTGAATCACTTTCAGGCGGTGGAGTGTTTGTTACTGCTAACAATGATGGTGTATTTGTAAACGGTTCAGCATCTATTGTTGCTGCTGATGTTGATGTATCAAATGGAGTGATCCATGCCATTGATGAGGTGATCCTCCCCGATGCATATGGTACCGTTGTGGACGCCGCTTCAAAACGATACTTCTTCGAAACCCTGGTTAACGCAGTTGCTGATGCCGGATTGGCAGAAGCCCTTTCTAATCCGGACGGCACATTTACAGTGTTTGCCCCAACTGACGATGCTTTTGCTGCATTACCCGATGGCTTACTCGGTAGCTTAACAATAGATCAACTTGCTCAAATTCTGCAATACCATGTATTGCCTGTTGAAGTTGGGTCTGCTGACCTGGAAGCAACGCAAGCTGTTGGTTCATTAACAGAAGAGAATGTATTCGTTACCGTTGATAATGGCGAAGTAACCATAAACGGATCAGCTATGGTAACAGCTGCTGATGTGTTTACAAATAATGGTGTGGTTCATGCCATTGATGCCGTTATACTCCCTAATGAGTTCCTGAATATCGTTCAGATCGCTCAGAAAAATTATGACCTCACCACATTGGTAAGTTTAGTAGCGGATGCAGGCCTTGTCTCAACTTTAGAAGGCGATGGGCCTTTTACTCTGTTTGCTCCAACAAATGCTGCATTTGAAGAAATAAGCAGTACCCTTGAAACACTTACTGCACAGCAAGTAGAAGAAGTATTAACGTACCATGCAGTTGCTGCTGAAGCTTTATCAGGTGATCTTAGCGATGGACAAACCATTACCACAGTTCAAGGTGAAGACATCACGGTAAATATTGACGGAGAAGGTAATGTTACTCTTAATAACTCTGTAAATGTTGTAACTGTTGATCTGGTAGGAACAAACGGTGTAGTTCATATTATCGACGGAGTGCTTTTACCACCAAGTTATACTAACTAA
- the mfd gene encoding transcription-repair coupling factor, whose protein sequence is MSISLIKEQLRKNGVFKNVHTQLLEKNTLTLKKSIGALNSFLLEALSSKKENVLVISETDEGARFLKADLDVIGNERNVILFPSSNRKPYDRQQLKDTSLLVQRSEALQAISDQSAKIVITSVEAIGEKIAPPSALNEVSLILEKGQEIELDKFKEKLADQGYNPVKFVDEPGEFAVRGGILDIFPYSGEYPLRLEFFGDELDTIREFDADSQRSIAFLNYARIIPDLTNLPETDKSSFLSYFDERTLLVTSNRELIISEIGKNYEHAEQAYNDHPENDDLDLPEQLFISEKNFEEELSKFNHQLYVANVGTSEKDEQTLILEAKPQPDFHGNFKLLRENITQNSEKELNTIILCDNDGQRDRFEELLGEASQDFKYLLAVESLHEGFIYEPAKLAVYTDHQIFNRYHRPKTKRRRFHGGISFKELRDLSIGDYVVHVDYGIGKFRGFKKINVKNTEQEVVVLQYKDDSTLYVNVTSLHKLQKYSGKEGTAPRITKLGSGSWARKKAQTKKKVKDIARELIQLYAKRKAETAYDFSPDNEWQTELDANFEYEETPDQFDAIQAVKNDMESKHPMDRLVCGDVGFGKTEVAVRAAFKAVLDHKQVAVLVPTTILAEQHAKTFMKRMEKFPVKIEALSRFRTAKQQKEAIKKLADGEVDIVIGTHRLLSKDVKFKDLGLIIVDEEQRFGVSAKEKLKNFRASVDVLTLTATPIPRTLQFSLMGARDLSVINTPPPNRQPVYTEIHSFDEELIRDAILQEISRGGQVFFIHNRVKNIEETAEMIRRLVPDIRVRFGHGQMSGSQLDKIITDFYQHKFDVLVSTNIVENGIDIANANTIIINHANHFGLAELHQLRGRVGRSNRKAFCYLITNPIQTLSTEARKRLLALEEFSDLGSGFNIAMRDLDIRGAGDILGAEQSGFINDIGFDLYTKILNDAVNELKQSEFSEMFEDVEIEAELPETTVEFDETALLPQDYVSDSVERLNLYRKLSQAKNEKEINDWKEEIEDRFGPIPKEAKYLIQASKIRLFASQNFFTKVTIRAGRMWLVCPKQESEMGKNFYDSGKFQEILEKLEAGKKGEFQVIQKKDTVRFVVQEIPDINTAFEYLKELALSELHA, encoded by the coding sequence ATGAGCATTTCTTTAATTAAAGAGCAACTCCGTAAGAACGGGGTCTTCAAAAATGTACATACGCAGCTGCTTGAGAAAAATACCCTGACCCTCAAGAAAAGCATCGGGGCACTTAACAGTTTTTTATTGGAAGCTCTTTCTTCCAAAAAGGAAAATGTATTGGTGATCTCTGAAACCGATGAAGGTGCCCGGTTTCTGAAAGCCGATTTAGATGTCATAGGAAACGAAAGGAATGTGATTTTATTCCCCTCTTCAAACCGAAAACCATATGACAGGCAACAGCTTAAAGACACCAGCTTATTGGTTCAAAGGTCAGAGGCGCTGCAAGCCATTTCCGACCAAAGCGCCAAAATTGTTATTACCTCGGTAGAAGCAATTGGGGAGAAAATTGCCCCTCCTTCTGCGCTGAATGAGGTAAGCCTGATATTGGAAAAAGGACAGGAAATAGAGCTTGATAAATTTAAAGAAAAGCTGGCTGATCAGGGTTATAATCCCGTAAAGTTTGTGGATGAGCCGGGAGAATTTGCCGTCCGTGGAGGAATCCTTGATATCTTTCCCTACTCCGGAGAATATCCGCTGCGCCTGGAGTTTTTTGGGGATGAACTGGATACCATCCGTGAGTTTGACGCCGATTCTCAGCGTTCCATTGCATTTTTAAACTACGCACGCATCATTCCGGATTTAACGAATCTCCCGGAAACCGATAAATCAAGCTTCCTCTCCTATTTTGATGAACGGACGCTGTTGGTTACTTCCAACAGAGAATTAATCATCTCAGAAATTGGAAAGAATTACGAACATGCGGAGCAAGCATATAATGATCATCCTGAAAATGATGATCTAGACCTTCCGGAGCAGCTTTTTATTTCTGAAAAGAACTTTGAGGAAGAGCTATCCAAATTCAACCACCAGCTTTATGTGGCAAATGTGGGAACATCAGAAAAGGATGAGCAGACTTTAATACTTGAAGCCAAGCCACAACCTGATTTCCACGGTAATTTTAAGCTGCTACGTGAAAACATAACCCAAAACTCTGAAAAAGAACTTAATACCATTATTCTATGTGATAATGATGGTCAGCGCGACCGCTTTGAGGAATTACTCGGAGAAGCCAGTCAAGATTTTAAGTACTTATTAGCGGTAGAATCACTGCACGAAGGATTTATATATGAGCCGGCCAAATTAGCCGTTTATACCGACCACCAGATCTTTAATCGATATCACCGTCCCAAAACAAAAAGAAGACGTTTTCACGGCGGAATTTCATTTAAAGAGCTTCGTGATTTAAGTATTGGCGATTATGTAGTTCATGTTGATTACGGAATTGGGAAGTTTAGGGGGTTCAAGAAAATCAACGTAAAAAATACGGAGCAGGAAGTGGTGGTGCTTCAATACAAGGATGACTCAACGCTCTATGTGAATGTAACCAGCCTGCATAAACTTCAAAAATATTCGGGCAAAGAAGGAACAGCACCACGTATCACCAAACTTGGGTCAGGCTCCTGGGCACGCAAAAAAGCCCAAACCAAGAAGAAAGTAAAAGACATAGCCAGAGAACTTATCCAATTGTACGCCAAGAGAAAAGCAGAAACAGCTTACGATTTTTCTCCCGATAATGAATGGCAAACTGAATTGGATGCCAACTTTGAATATGAAGAAACACCCGATCAATTCGATGCCATTCAGGCTGTTAAAAATGACATGGAAAGTAAACACCCAATGGATCGGCTGGTTTGTGGTGATGTTGGCTTTGGTAAAACCGAAGTTGCGGTTCGGGCAGCATTTAAAGCTGTATTAGACCATAAACAGGTGGCTGTTTTGGTACCCACCACTATTTTGGCCGAGCAACACGCAAAAACCTTCATGAAACGCATGGAGAAATTCCCGGTCAAAATTGAGGCCCTATCACGTTTTCGAACTGCTAAACAACAAAAAGAAGCTATTAAAAAACTAGCTGACGGGGAAGTTGATATTGTAATTGGCACCCATCGACTGCTTTCCAAGGACGTCAAATTCAAAGATCTTGGCTTAATCATCGTTGATGAAGAACAACGATTCGGGGTTTCAGCCAAAGAAAAGCTTAAAAACTTTCGCGCCTCAGTAGATGTATTGACCCTCACCGCCACACCTATTCCCAGAACGCTCCAATTCTCCCTTATGGGCGCACGCGACCTAAGTGTGATAAATACGCCACCCCCCAACCGGCAACCCGTTTATACTGAAATACACAGCTTTGATGAAGAGCTGATCCGGGATGCAATTTTGCAGGAAATCTCCAGGGGTGGACAGGTATTTTTTATTCATAACCGGGTAAAGAATATTGAAGAAACAGCAGAAATGATCCGGCGATTGGTGCCTGATATTCGGGTTCGATTTGGGCACGGACAAATGTCCGGTTCCCAGCTCGATAAAATCATCACTGATTTCTATCAACATAAATTTGATGTGCTTGTTTCTACCAATATTGTAGAAAATGGCATTGATATCGCCAATGCAAATACTATCATTATCAATCACGCTAACCATTTTGGGCTCGCTGAGTTACATCAATTACGTGGTAGAGTTGGAAGGTCTAATAGAAAAGCATTTTGTTACCTCATTACCAACCCTATTCAAACTCTGAGTACCGAGGCTCGAAAACGGTTATTAGCACTTGAGGAATTTTCTGATTTAGGTTCAGGATTCAATATTGCCATGCGGGATCTCGATATTCGTGGAGCGGGTGACATATTGGGAGCTGAACAAAGCGGCTTTATAAATGATATCGGCTTTGATCTTTACACAAAAATTCTAAATGATGCGGTTAATGAACTCAAACAATCAGAATTTAGCGAGATGTTTGAGGATGTTGAAATTGAGGCTGAGCTTCCAGAAACTACCGTAGAATTTGATGAGACGGCCCTCCTTCCCCAAGATTATGTTTCTGACAGTGTAGAACGTTTAAACTTATATCGAAAGCTGTCACAAGCTAAAAACGAGAAGGAAATTAATGACTGGAAAGAAGAAATTGAAGATCGATTCGGCCCTATTCCTAAAGAGGCAAAGTACCTGATACAAGCCAGCAAAATTAGGCTTTTTGCTTCTCAAAACTTCTTTACCAAAGTAACAATTCGTGCCGGAAGAATGTGGTTAGTATGCCCAAAACAAGAATCCGAAATGGGCAAAAACTTCTATGACAGCGGTAAGTTTCAAGAAATTCTTGAAAAGCTTGAAGCAGGTAAAAAAGGTGAATTTCAGGTCATTCAAAAAAAGGATACTGTTCGATTTGTAGTACAGGAAATACCAGATATAAATACTGCTTTTGAATATCTTAAAGAATTAGCACTTAGTGAGTTACATGCTTGA
- a CDS encoding HD domain-containing protein, whose protein sequence is MDKSTRYKIFNDPIHGFITVPKGPILKLIDHPYVQRLRRVRQLGLGYLVFPAAEHSRFSHALGALELGQRVLNNLREKDTTISQPEYDGTLMAILLHDVGHGPLSHTLEHSLIKDFNHEMMSLAIMKKLNKEFGGALDTAISIFTNQHKKKFLHQLISSQLDLDRLDYLRRDSFFTGVSEGTVGINRILKTMRVFKGNIVIEKKGIYAVENYIIARRLMYMQVYQHKTVLSADFLLRSIFKRVQALIDSGQKLNFASPALEFFMLEQPSAKKRISNEMIDRYTEMDDHDVYLSIKLWVKGEDKILADLCYRFLNRDLFRTTFIDKKLNRAEKIEVQKKTKKALNKLRLPVDDSDLEYYLTFEQSYSEAYKYKNESIWILEDDKAVEFSKAAETKNIIALTEPVVKHYCVHLKDITI, encoded by the coding sequence ATGGACAAAAGCACTCGATATAAAATTTTTAATGATCCCATACACGGATTTATCACTGTCCCAAAAGGGCCAATTTTAAAACTGATTGATCACCCTTATGTGCAAAGGTTAAGGAGAGTAAGACAACTTGGATTAGGATATTTGGTTTTTCCGGCCGCTGAACATTCTCGTTTTTCTCATGCCCTTGGTGCTTTAGAATTAGGTCAGCGAGTATTAAATAATCTCCGAGAAAAAGACACAACCATTAGTCAACCCGAATATGATGGCACTTTGATGGCCATTTTACTACATGATGTAGGCCATGGACCGCTCTCTCATACTTTGGAACACTCTCTCATTAAAGATTTCAATCATGAGATGATGAGTTTGGCCATTATGAAAAAGCTGAATAAAGAATTTGGCGGGGCGTTAGATACGGCCATATCTATTTTTACTAATCAACATAAAAAAAAATTCCTTCACCAGCTTATTTCTTCGCAGCTAGATTTAGACCGTTTGGACTATTTAAGGCGCGACAGTTTTTTCACCGGAGTATCTGAGGGGACTGTAGGTATTAACCGCATTCTTAAAACAATGCGGGTTTTCAAAGGAAATATTGTCATAGAAAAAAAAGGTATTTATGCCGTTGAAAATTATATCATCGCCCGAAGGTTGATGTATATGCAAGTCTACCAGCATAAAACAGTATTAAGTGCTGATTTTTTGCTTCGAAGTATTTTCAAGCGGGTTCAGGCTCTTATTGATTCGGGCCAAAAATTAAATTTTGCTTCTCCTGCTCTTGAGTTCTTCATGTTAGAACAACCTTCCGCGAAAAAGAGAATATCAAATGAAATGATTGACCGATATACTGAAATGGACGATCATGACGTATATCTTAGCATCAAACTTTGGGTAAAAGGTGAGGATAAAATACTTGCGGATTTATGTTACAGATTTCTAAACCGGGATCTTTTCAGAACTACTTTTATTGATAAAAAACTGAATCGAGCTGAAAAGATTGAAGTTCAGAAAAAAACTAAAAAAGCCTTAAACAAACTGCGCTTACCTGTTGATGACTCTGATTTAGAATACTATCTAACCTTTGAGCAAAGTTACTCTGAAGCTTATAAATATAAAAATGAAAGCATTTGGATATTAGAAGATGATAAAGCTGTGGAATTTTCTAAAGCAGCTGAAACAAAAAATATAATTGCTCTGACTGAACCAGTGGTGAAACATTATTGTGTCCACCTAAAAGATATTACGATTTAA
- a CDS encoding L-threonylcarbamoyladenylate synthase, translating into MLDLTPYINLLKSGEIVAFPTETVYGLGADAWNPSAVKKVFKAKGRPADNPLIVHISNEKQMEDFASEIPESAKTLMTEFWPGPLTLILKKKPKVLDLITAGLDTVAIRMPDHKLALQLISSTGPLVAPSANKSGRPSPTNPKHILNDFGQNFPVLDGGATEIGLESTVLDLTSEIPVILRPGKIGKKEIEAVLGSDVNINSTEKSDSPKSPGQKYSHYKPKASVRYGEISSIENDTLYLVQNTFPESKNVISYDGNLALLSKELYDRFRQADIEGYSTVFIEKLDLFRKKFPAFYTALTNRISKAAD; encoded by the coding sequence ATGCTTGACCTGACTCCATATATTAATCTTTTAAAATCCGGAGAAATAGTGGCTTTCCCCACTGAAACGGTTTACGGTTTGGGAGCAGATGCATGGAACCCGTCAGCCGTGAAAAAGGTATTTAAAGCTAAAGGGCGCCCTGCTGATAATCCGTTGATCGTTCATATCTCTAATGAAAAACAAATGGAGGATTTTGCTTCAGAAATTCCTGAATCTGCTAAAACATTAATGACGGAGTTTTGGCCGGGCCCATTAACTTTAATTTTAAAAAAGAAACCGAAAGTACTCGACCTTATTACTGCGGGGTTGGATACCGTAGCTATACGAATGCCTGATCATAAGCTGGCATTACAGCTTATATCCTCTACAGGCCCCCTGGTGGCGCCAAGTGCCAATAAGTCGGGCCGTCCTAGCCCTACGAATCCCAAACATATTTTGAACGATTTTGGACAAAACTTTCCTGTTCTTGATGGCGGGGCTACCGAAATAGGACTTGAGTCAACCGTGCTGGATTTAACTTCTGAAATACCTGTCATCCTTCGTCCGGGAAAAATAGGGAAAAAGGAAATTGAAGCTGTTTTGGGATCTGATGTTAACATTAACTCTACAGAGAAGAGTGATTCCCCCAAAAGCCCGGGTCAAAAATACTCGCATTACAAACCAAAAGCTTCTGTCAGATATGGGGAGATTTCCTCTATAGAAAATGACACCCTGTATCTGGTTCAAAACACATTTCCCGAATCAAAGAACGTCATCTCATATGACGGGAACCTAGCCTTGCTCTCAAAAGAGCTTTATGATCGATTTCGACAGGCAGATATTGAGGGGTACTCAACCGTTTTTATTGAAAAATTAGATTTATTTCGAAAAAAATTTCCGGCTTTTTATACGGCTTTAACTAACCGAATCAGTAAGGCCGCAGATTAG
- a CDS encoding thioesterase family protein: MFRPEYDPELFFHWTKIPVRFRDLDPLNHVNNALFNTYLEEARISFLGEVGKMQSEFKDGKTFVLVKCTVEYLKQIKFPSTVLVGTGVGETGNSSIVALQGLYDKESKALLGVAESTGVWFDMKKQRPTRLPNIENLNEMMIQIS, encoded by the coding sequence ATGTTTAGACCAGAATATGATCCTGAACTTTTCTTTCATTGGACTAAAATTCCCGTTCGTTTTCGGGATCTAGATCCGCTTAACCATGTTAACAACGCACTTTTCAATACCTACCTGGAGGAAGCACGAATTAGTTTTCTGGGAGAAGTCGGAAAAATGCAAAGTGAGTTTAAAGATGGGAAAACCTTTGTTTTAGTGAAATGCACTGTTGAATACTTAAAGCAGATTAAATTCCCCTCTACTGTTTTGGTTGGAACCGGAGTAGGTGAAACCGGCAATTCCAGCATTGTTGCCCTGCAGGGGCTTTACGATAAAGAATCTAAAGCTTTGCTTGGTGTTGCAGAATCTACCGGGGTATGGTTTGATATGAAAAAGCAGCGCCCAACCCGACTACCTAACATTGAGAATCTCAATGAGATGATGATTCAAATTTCTTAA
- a CDS encoding M42 family metallopeptidase: protein MAKQNERYFLEKLLITPSPTGYEKEGVKVWKEYVDQFADEVVTDAYGSCAAKINMSGDVATVMLEAHCDEIGMVVQHINEQGFVYINKLGGSDSTIARAKKVFIHNKRGRVVGVTGNTAIHLQDKKNGGGKQPEWKDIYVDIGVSSKEEALELVQIGDPITYATDTEFLNDDMLSARALDNRIGGYVIAEAMRKISKRKKDLKVNVIALNSIQEEVGGFGARMMSYRFMPDVALVTDVTHATDTPGIDQKEHGTVELGKGPTVQHGGANHPKVVEFVEEVCREKKIDVQHEATSVRTGTDTDSIFYQQTGIPSALLSTPLRYMHSPVEVVSMKDVENLIEIMVETVLAMNPDQTFSVFQDE from the coding sequence ATGGCTAAGCAGAACGAAAGATATTTTTTAGAAAAATTACTGATTACCCCGAGTCCCACAGGATATGAAAAGGAGGGCGTGAAGGTTTGGAAAGAATATGTAGACCAATTTGCAGATGAGGTAGTGACTGACGCCTATGGATCCTGTGCAGCCAAAATAAATATGAGCGGGGATGTAGCCACCGTGATGCTGGAAGCTCATTGTGATGAGATTGGAATGGTGGTTCAACATATCAACGAGCAGGGTTTTGTATACATAAATAAACTGGGAGGGAGTGATTCTACAATAGCCCGGGCCAAAAAAGTGTTCATTCACAATAAAAGAGGCCGAGTTGTAGGAGTAACCGGGAATACAGCTATCCATCTTCAGGATAAAAAAAATGGAGGCGGAAAACAGCCGGAGTGGAAAGATATATATGTTGATATTGGGGTTTCGAGCAAAGAAGAAGCTTTGGAATTGGTACAAATTGGTGACCCTATAACCTATGCAACGGATACTGAGTTCTTAAATGATGATATGCTTTCTGCTCGGGCTCTGGATAACCGAATTGGCGGATATGTGATTGCAGAAGCCATGCGAAAGATAAGTAAGCGGAAAAAAGATTTGAAAGTAAACGTGATCGCGTTGAATTCTATCCAAGAAGAGGTAGGAGGGTTCGGGGCCCGAATGATGAGTTATCGGTTTATGCCGGATGTAGCTTTGGTTACCGACGTAACACATGCCACTGATACGCCCGGAATCGATCAGAAAGAGCACGGAACGGTTGAACTGGGTAAAGGGCCTACTGTACAACACGGGGGCGCGAATCACCCAAAAGTAGTAGAATTCGTTGAAGAAGTTTGTCGGGAAAAGAAAATCGATGTACAACACGAAGCCACAAGTGTTAGAACCGGTACGGATACAGACAGTATTTTCTATCAACAAACCGGAATTCCAAGTGCATTGCTATCAACTCCTTTACGATATATGCATTCGCCCGTGGAAGTTGTATCAATGAAAGATGTGGAGAATTTAATCGAGATTATGGTTGAAACGGTCTTGGCGATGAATCCGGATCAAACCTTCTCTGTATTCCAGGATGAATGA
- a CDS encoding VWA domain-containing protein, whose amino-acid sequence MDFANPEWFWALLVLPVLIGTYLYRYFNRKQATLTFSSLDLLQDVPGNWKAHIHWLQAAFTWIGIALLVVALARPQERLTTVERNAEGIDIVLVLDMSTSMRAEDLKPNRFEAAREVAKNFVDKRTTDRIGLVTFAMKSFTVVPPTLDYRLLKNLVDDLEMGVIEDGTAIGMGIATAVNRLKESPAESKVIILLTDGQNNAGEIDPVTAADLALTYDIKIYTIGAGTRGTAPYPIQDPIFGRRYQNIPVNIDEEMLTSVAELTGGRYFRATDSEQLEDIYDEIDELETTEVEELIYTDYEDLYSIYLIGSLGLLFLSFLIQKTVLNGIESS is encoded by the coding sequence ATGGACTTTGCAAACCCGGAATGGTTTTGGGCCTTGCTTGTGCTACCGGTATTAATCGGAACCTACCTTTATCGCTACTTTAACAGGAAACAAGCCACCCTCACTTTCTCTTCTCTGGACTTATTGCAAGACGTACCCGGAAACTGGAAGGCACATATTCATTGGTTGCAAGCAGCATTTACATGGATCGGAATTGCTTTACTGGTTGTGGCCTTAGCTCGACCTCAAGAGCGACTTACCACCGTAGAACGTAATGCGGAAGGAATCGATATAGTTTTGGTTCTTGATATGTCAACTTCCATGAGAGCTGAAGATTTGAAACCCAATAGATTTGAAGCAGCCAGGGAAGTTGCTAAAAACTTTGTTGATAAAAGGACTACCGATCGGATTGGACTGGTTACCTTTGCCATGAAAAGTTTCACAGTAGTTCCGCCTACACTGGATTACAGGCTATTAAAGAATCTCGTCGATGACCTTGAAATGGGAGTTATAGAAGATGGAACAGCTATTGGAATGGGTATCGCAACGGCAGTGAACCGTTTAAAAGAAAGCCCGGCTGAAAGCAAAGTGATTATCCTATTGACAGACGGCCAAAACAACGCCGGTGAAATTGACCCTGTCACGGCCGCAGATTTAGCCCTTACCTACGATATTAAAATCTATACCATTGGAGCAGGAACACGCGGCACAGCCCCTTATCCTATTCAAGATCCTATCTTCGGTCGTCGCTACCAAAACATTCCGGTAAATATTGATGAAGAAATGTTAACCAGCGTGGCTGAACTCACCGGCGGCAGATATTTCAGAGCTACCGATTCAGAACAATTGGAAGACATTTATGATGAAATTGATGAATTGGAAACAACTGAAGTTGAGGAGCTTATTTATACTGATTATGAGGATCTTTATTCGATATATCTGATAGGGTCTTTGGGATTGCTTTTCCTTAGTTTTTTGATTCAAAAAACAGTTTTGAACGGAATAGAAAGCAGCTGA